The region AATCCGGTTGCTTTATTAAACTTCAAGATGAGCCAATTGACATTGAGAATCCAGAACATCTATTGTTACAGAAAAGAGTCAGTGAGCAGATGGAACTCATCTAGGGCGAGATAGCCGCTTTTAGATAATCCCTTTGCGACTGCAATAAAATCTATGACTATGACGCCTTTGGCGTTGAGAGGAACATAGCGTCCGGCGATGCCAACCCGTTCAGATACTGCGCGGAGTATTACGATAAGGAGACCGGGGAGATATATCTCCGGGCGAGGTATTATGATCCTGCAACGGGTCGGATGTTGAGCGAGGATAGTATTCTTTGTATTACTCGCCAAATGCCCAATAAACAAAGAATTGTGGATCCGTTAAGCTTGAATTTATATACTTATGCACATAATAATCCTATAAGGTATAAAGATTCAAGCGGGCGCTGGATTGAATCGGTTTGGGATGCTTTTAATATAGGACTGGACGTCTTGGATATCGGCATGGACTTATATTCAGGAGATTATTGGAGCCTGCTGATAGACATTCCTTCACTGATTGGAGACGGTATATCCATTGCGGTTCCGCTTATTCCCGGCGGAATTGGCACATTAAAGGCACCTTTACGCACAACAAAATCAATAAAAACATTTGATAAAATTAAAGACCTTATAAAAACAGGTACACAACTAGATTGGTTTGCAAAAAAGTTTTTACGCCGTGAAGCACGCGATTTTTTGTTAAAAAATTCGGATGATTTTGCAAAAGCAATTGCAAAAGGAACAAAACTTGATGTTCATCATATCATACCGCTGGAATGGGCGCATGTGATGGGCAAAGGATTCGATCCTAATATGTTGGATAATCTTGCAGGCGTTGACCCGACGATACATAAAAAAATAAACCAACTGTGGAATGAATTCAGGAATGACTGGAAAGAAATATCTCCAACAATAGATGATATCTATAAAAAAACAAAAGAAATAAATGATAAGTTCGGAGATTATTTTGTCAGATAAGAGGATAATGCATGAATACGAATGATATTGCTTTAATCGAAAAAGAGTTAGGTATTAAGCTTACACAAGCTTATATTGATGCTGCAACCAAAGCTAGTTTAGCAAATACCAAATTTAAAGATTTTTTCTTTGACGATGCCAAAAAAATAATATCTACAAATAAGCGTTTACGAGAAAAAGGTATGTATGGCAAAAAACTACTTGAATATCATTTTGTTGTTGGCTATCGAAAAGATGGAGGTGAATATTATTTTATAGACCTACTCACAGAAAACGGATGTGTATATTTAGCCAACAGAACAAAAGGATGGGCATACTCACCAGATAATTTAAGTAATAACGATCTAAAAATATATTCATCAATTGATGAATATATTAAAGAACGATTGTTTTGGGCTAGGCGTATAGAAGAAAGCTCTAGAAATGATCGACCTGAATATACGGAAGAGGAAAAGCAGAAAATGATAGCAGACTTTTTTGCAGATATGAACAAGCAATTTCCAAGGAAGAAATAATAATCTATAGAATATTTAATCACCCCCAAACCTATACCAAAACAAAAGGAAAAACAATATGAAAAAACGAATAATAAGCATAATATTTTCAATAGCGCTGATATTCGTCTTCGGCGCGCCGATGTAGTTGGGACGGCGGCAATATCGCTGCCGAAATGCAGAACAATGCGGTCACTGTCACTTATATCCGCGGTATAAATCTCATCGCGTCCGATGTGGACGGTGTAAGGACATATTACCTCTACAACGCTCACGGCGACGTGGTTGGCTTGATGTTGGCTTTTCAACAGCTTCG is a window of Oscillospiraceae bacterium DNA encoding:
- a CDS encoding RHS repeat-associated core domain-containing protein — encoded protein: MYDYDAFGVERNIASGDANPFRYCAEYYDKETGEIYLRARYYDPATGRMLSEDSILCITRQMPNKQRIVDPLSLNLYTYAHNNPIRYKDSSGRWIESVWDAFNIGLDVLDIGMDLYSGDYWSLLIDIPSLIGDGISIAVPLIPGGIGTLKAPLRTTKSIKTFDKIKDLIKTGTQLDWFAKKFLRREARDFLLKNSDDFAKAIAKGTKLDVHHIIPLEWAHVMGKGFDPNMLDNLAGVDPTIHKKINQLWNEFRNDWKEISPTIDDIYKKTKEINDKFGDYFVR